One genomic window of Moorella glycerini includes the following:
- a CDS encoding calcium-translocating P-type ATPase, SERCA-type, giving the protein MPEKKWYAMEIHQVCQELNSDLHQGLNQEEANERLKIYGPNVLKEPPPRSLFSMFIGQLKEILVLILIGASIISGILGEWEDSIVILVIVVLNAVLGVYQENKAEQALKALKEMTKPAAKVIRNGMVTQVDAGELVPGDIVLLDAGDSVPADARLIEAASLRANEAALTGESVPVEKDPAMIAAGEVPVGDRKNMLFMGTIITSGRGKALVVETGMNTQLGRIAQLLQETPLEPTPLQRRLNELGKTLGMAAGVIVTLVFATGLWRGEDVLEMFMTAISLAVAAVPEGLPAVVTIVLALGVTRMSQRQAVIRKLPAVETLGTATVICSDKTGTLTKNEMTVTQIYTAGNFLQVTGTGYQPDGRFLNQQGNEIAPLTDRNLELMLLGGLLNSDARLEATEKGYRVIGDPTEGALVVVAAKAGLIREKVEKTYPRLAEIPFDSARKMMTTFHHIDGSIQSFTKGAPDVLLARSTGVMTGQGIEPLTGEMRTRLLQINSQLASQGQRVLALAVRRWPEIPAGLSPDTTEQDLTFVGFYALQDPPRPEVKEAVAVSRRAGIRTVMITGDHQETAMAIARELGIWQQDDGVLTGAQLDQMDDQQLKEVVNRVTVYARVSPEDKLRIVAALKEHKHVVAMTGDGVNDAPALKRADIGAAMGITGTEVAKEASDMVLLDDNFATIVNAVEEGRTIYDNIRKSIQYLLSCNTGEIVAIFSAILLGLGSPLTPIQILWLNLVTDGPPALALGLEPPEKGVMYRPPRKPKEGVFAGGMGINIVWQGTMIGLLALFSYWLALSWGRTLEEAHTMAFVTMALSQLVHSFNVRSMDQSLLSIGVGTNRSLMYAFLASISLQVAVVFIPFLRGIFETSVLLTSDWAVVLSLSLVPLVAVEISKLLGKLIVGKKR; this is encoded by the coding sequence TTGCCAGAGAAGAAATGGTATGCCATGGAGATCCATCAGGTCTGCCAGGAACTTAATTCAGACCTGCATCAGGGGCTGAATCAAGAGGAGGCCAACGAACGATTAAAGATCTACGGCCCCAATGTTTTAAAAGAGCCGCCTCCCCGCAGCCTTTTTTCCATGTTTATAGGCCAGCTAAAGGAAATTCTGGTCTTAATCCTGATTGGAGCGTCGATCATCTCGGGTATCCTGGGCGAATGGGAAGATTCTATTGTTATCCTTGTCATCGTCGTGTTGAATGCCGTTCTGGGCGTGTATCAAGAGAATAAGGCTGAGCAGGCCCTTAAAGCTTTAAAGGAGATGACCAAACCTGCAGCCAAAGTGATCCGGAACGGAATGGTAACGCAGGTTGACGCAGGCGAACTGGTCCCTGGTGATATAGTATTATTAGATGCAGGAGATTCTGTACCGGCTGATGCCAGGCTGATCGAGGCGGCTTCCCTACGGGCAAACGAAGCCGCCTTAACGGGCGAGTCGGTACCGGTAGAAAAGGACCCTGCCATGATAGCGGCCGGTGAAGTCCCGGTGGGCGATCGGAAAAACATGCTCTTTATGGGTACTATTATTACCAGCGGACGCGGCAAGGCCTTGGTGGTGGAAACAGGGATGAACACCCAACTGGGTCGGATCGCGCAACTGCTTCAGGAAACGCCACTGGAGCCTACACCGCTGCAGCGGCGGTTGAATGAACTTGGTAAAACTTTGGGAATGGCTGCAGGAGTCATCGTGACCCTGGTGTTTGCCACCGGGTTGTGGCGGGGCGAAGATGTTCTGGAAATGTTTATGACAGCCATCAGCCTGGCAGTAGCAGCAGTTCCGGAAGGCCTGCCCGCCGTAGTAACCATTGTGCTCGCCCTGGGCGTTACCAGGATGAGCCAGCGGCAGGCTGTTATTAGAAAACTGCCGGCGGTAGAGACCCTGGGCACTGCAACTGTTATTTGTTCTGACAAGACAGGTACTCTTACCAAAAATGAAATGACTGTTACCCAGATTTATACTGCCGGCAACTTCCTGCAGGTAACTGGTACTGGTTACCAGCCTGACGGCCGGTTCCTGAACCAGCAGGGAAATGAAATAGCTCCTTTAACTGATCGGAACCTGGAATTAATGCTCCTGGGCGGGTTGTTAAACAGTGACGCCCGGTTAGAGGCAACAGAGAAAGGTTACCGCGTAATCGGCGATCCCACAGAGGGAGCCCTGGTAGTGGTAGCAGCCAAAGCGGGTTTGATAAGGGAGAAGGTGGAGAAGACCTACCCCCGGCTGGCCGAAATCCCTTTTGATTCCGCCCGCAAAATGATGACCACCTTTCACCATATAGATGGCTCAATCCAATCCTTTACCAAGGGAGCCCCCGATGTATTACTGGCCCGCTCTACCGGAGTAATGACCGGGCAAGGAATTGAACCTCTAACTGGAGAAATGCGTACCAGGCTTTTGCAAATTAACTCTCAATTGGCGTCCCAGGGGCAACGCGTACTGGCCCTGGCTGTCCGCCGGTGGCCTGAAATTCCGGCTGGCCTCTCACCGGATACCACCGAGCAGGACCTTACCTTTGTCGGTTTTTATGCCCTGCAGGATCCACCGCGTCCCGAGGTCAAGGAAGCGGTGGCTGTCAGCCGCCGGGCAGGCATTCGGACGGTAATGATCACCGGTGACCACCAGGAAACAGCCATGGCCATCGCGAGAGAACTGGGTATCTGGCAGCAGGATGACGGCGTCCTGACCGGTGCACAACTGGACCAGATGGACGACCAACAACTGAAAGAGGTGGTAAACCGCGTCACCGTCTACGCCAGGGTATCCCCTGAGGATAAGCTCCGCATTGTAGCAGCCCTAAAGGAACACAAACATGTGGTGGCCATGACCGGCGATGGTGTCAATGACGCCCCGGCCCTCAAACGGGCCGATATCGGGGCTGCTATGGGGATTACCGGTACCGAGGTAGCCAAAGAAGCCTCAGATATGGTATTATTAGATGACAATTTTGCCACCATCGTCAATGCGGTTGAAGAAGGGCGAACCATCTACGACAATATTCGCAAGTCTATCCAGTATCTCCTTTCCTGCAACACCGGTGAGATTGTAGCTATCTTTTCTGCAATTTTACTGGGATTGGGTAGTCCCCTGACTCCCATCCAGATACTATGGTTAAACCTGGTTACTGACGGTCCTCCTGCCCTGGCCCTGGGCCTGGAGCCACCCGAAAAAGGCGTTATGTACCGTCCGCCCCGTAAACCCAAGGAAGGGGTGTTTGCCGGGGGCATGGGTATTAACATCGTGTGGCAGGGTACCATGATCGGGCTGCTGGCTCTGTTTTCATACTGGCTGGCCCTTAGCTGGGGACGGACCCTGGAGGAAGCCCATACCATGGCTTTTGTAACCATGGCTCTGTCGCAACTGGTGCACTCCTTCAATGTCCGGAGCATGGATCAATCCCTCCTGTCCATAGGAGTGGGAACCAACCGCAGTTTGATGTATGCTTTCCTGGCGTCAATATCTCTCCAGGTAGCTGTAGTATTCATTCCTTTTTTGCGAGGTATCTTTGAGACATCGGTGTTGCTTACCAGCGACTGGGCGGTGGTCCTGAGCCTGAGCCTTGTCCCCCTGGTGGCTGTAGAAATAAGTAAACTTTTGGGCAAGCTGATAGTTGGCAAAAAAAGGTAG
- a CDS encoding IS1380 family transposase, whose product MKFIIEQSDEHLTPVAGLALVGEIIDHTALKLRLNKTRIPGVSSPDISHGDVITSYVGLLCQGRSDFDHIELFRDDPFFAAALGIQDVPSSPTLRQRLDMIAHSVPYQEIILEETARFLKKLKAPVTPVTLGSRELKRQYVPLDIDVTPFDNSNSKKEGVSRTYKGYDGYAPIFAYLGREGYCVHTELRAGKQHCQKGTPEFLRQALTFARAITSLPLLVRMDGGNDSQDNLQVCLDPEIKADFIIKRNLRKETPEAWLAIAKENGTATLEREGKTVYRGHQMVKIEGADTPVRLVYKVTERTILRNGQLLLVPEIEVETYWTTLPDPVEDIITLYHDHGTSEQFHSEIKNDLDLERLPSGKFATNDLVLHLGVFAYNILRLLGQFSLPLKEVPLRNKKAQRRRLRTVIQNLITIASRLVHHARQVKLRFGQHSPWYPAFRYLYKALA is encoded by the coding sequence ATGAAATTCATCATTGAACAGTCTGATGAACACCTTACCCCCGTTGCCGGACTGGCTCTGGTGGGGGAAATCATTGATCATACTGCTCTGAAACTCAGGCTAAATAAGACCCGGATACCTGGTGTTTCTTCTCCGGATATTTCTCACGGGGATGTTATCACCTCTTACGTGGGCCTGCTTTGCCAGGGTCGCAGTGATTTTGACCATATTGAGCTTTTTCGGGATGACCCCTTCTTCGCTGCGGCGCTGGGTATTCAGGATGTGCCTTCAAGCCCTACCCTGCGCCAGCGCCTGGATATGATAGCTCATAGTGTACCCTACCAGGAGATTATCCTCGAGGAAACGGCCAGGTTCCTTAAGAAACTTAAGGCACCGGTAACTCCTGTTACCCTGGGTTCCAGGGAACTAAAGCGCCAATATGTCCCTTTGGATATTGATGTTACTCCCTTTGATAATTCAAATTCCAAGAAAGAGGGTGTTTCCAGGACCTATAAGGGCTACGACGGTTATGCGCCTATCTTCGCCTACCTCGGTAGGGAAGGCTACTGCGTCCATACCGAACTGCGGGCCGGGAAACAGCATTGCCAAAAAGGGACGCCGGAGTTCCTGCGACAAGCTCTAACCTTTGCTCGCGCTATCACTTCGCTGCCACTTTTAGTACGGATGGATGGCGGTAATGACAGCCAGGATAATCTCCAGGTCTGTTTGGACCCGGAAATCAAAGCCGATTTTATCATTAAGCGTAACCTGCGCAAGGAAACGCCGGAGGCCTGGCTGGCCATTGCCAAGGAAAATGGTACCGCCACCCTAGAACGGGAGGGAAAAACCGTCTATCGGGGGCACCAGATGGTGAAAATCGAGGGTGCTGACACCCCTGTCCGTCTGGTGTATAAGGTCACCGAGCGGACGATATTACGAAACGGCCAGCTTCTCCTGGTCCCGGAAATTGAGGTCGAAACCTACTGGACCACTTTACCCGACCCGGTGGAGGATATCATTACCCTCTACCACGACCACGGCACCAGTGAGCAATTCCACAGTGAAATCAAAAACGATTTAGACCTGGAACGGCTGCCCAGCGGCAAGTTTGCCACCAATGACCTGGTGCTACACCTGGGTGTTTTCGCCTACAACATTCTAAGGCTTCTGGGGCAGTTTAGCCTCCCGCTAAAGGAGGTACCGCTGCGCAATAAGAAAGCTCAACGCCGGCGGCTGCGTACCGTTATACAAAACCTGATTACCATAGCGTCCCGGCTGGTTCACCACGCCCGGCAGGTCAAATTACGATTTGGGCAGCACAGCCCGTGGTATCCAGCTTTCCGGTACCTATATAAAGCGTTGGCTTAA
- a CDS encoding spore coat associated protein CotJA: MTADQQGKRGITVRSGDEQVEKQSFSYQLARAYIPWQRFTNRWDPIEGLARGTIFPELYRPYQPHRTP; the protein is encoded by the coding sequence ATGACTGCCGACCAGCAAGGAAAGCGCGGTATTACCGTCCGTTCCGGAGACGAGCAGGTAGAAAAACAATCCTTTTCTTACCAGCTGGCCCGGGCCTATATACCCTGGCAGCGTTTTACTAACAGGTGGGACCCTATAGAAGGCCTGGCCCGGGGGACGATTTTCCCAGAACTCTACCGTCCCTACCAGCCCCATCGGACACCTTAA
- a CDS encoding spore coat protein CotJB: MDGQRLSLLKKIMALEFTCVDFNLYLDTHPEDYRALAEYNAASEALLAAKKEYENLYGPLTNYGSTPSPQAWRWIDEPWPWETTF, from the coding sequence ATGGATGGACAGCGATTAAGCCTGCTTAAAAAGATCATGGCCCTGGAATTTACCTGTGTCGACTTTAATCTTTACCTGGATACCCATCCCGAAGACTACCGGGCGTTAGCGGAATATAATGCCGCCAGCGAAGCCCTGCTGGCGGCAAAAAAGGAATACGAAAACCTTTACGGTCCTTTAACAAATTACGGTAGTACGCCCAGTCCCCAGGCCTGGCGCTGGATCGACGAACCCTGGCCCTGGGAAACAACTTTTTAG
- a CDS encoding manganese catalase family protein has product MWIYEKKLEYPVRVGGPNPRLAKVIITQYGGPDGELAASLRYLTQRYTMPLPQAKAVLTDIGTEELAHMEIVATLVYNLIKDAPLEEIKRAGLDGYYADHDRALYFVNAAGAPWTATYIQSKGDPVTDLHENMAAEQKARSTYEYLIQLSDDPDVSDTLKFLREREVVHFQRFGETLNLIHEYLDRKKYY; this is encoded by the coding sequence ATGTGGATTTATGAAAAAAAACTGGAGTACCCTGTGCGCGTCGGCGGACCCAACCCCCGCCTGGCCAAGGTAATCATCACCCAGTATGGCGGCCCCGATGGTGAGTTGGCCGCTTCGCTGCGCTACCTCACCCAGCGCTATACCATGCCCCTTCCCCAGGCCAAGGCAGTTTTGACGGATATCGGCACAGAAGAGCTGGCCCACATGGAGATTGTGGCTACCCTGGTCTATAACCTAATAAAAGACGCTCCCCTGGAAGAAATCAAACGCGCCGGCCTGGACGGCTACTATGCCGACCACGACCGCGCCCTCTACTTTGTCAACGCCGCCGGCGCCCCCTGGACGGCCACCTATATCCAGTCCAAGGGTGACCCGGTCACCGATCTCCATGAGAATATGGCCGCCGAGCAAAAGGCCCGTTCCACTTACGAATACCTGATCCAGCTCTCCGATGACCCAGATGTTAGTGATACTCTAAAGTTCTTGCGAGAAAGGGAAGTCGTCCATTTCCAGCGCTTCGGCGAGACGTTAAATCTGATACATGAATACCTGGACAGAAAGAAATATTATTAA
- a CDS encoding CopG family antitoxin, which yields MRRDTNLPGIDDIDKLADFFDRTDTQEQDWEDADVEFKKPELVHVSVRLPKEDVAAIKKAARKKGLGYTTYIRMALREAIKREGFKKAP from the coding sequence TTGCGAAGAGACACTAACTTGCCTGGCATTGATGATATAGATAAGCTGGCTGATTTCTTTGATCGCACTGATACCCAGGAGCAAGATTGGGAGGATGCCGATGTTGAATTCAAAAAGCCTGAGCTCGTCCACGTATCAGTACGCTTGCCGAAAGAAGACGTGGCTGCCATTAAAAAAGCCGCAAGGAAGAAGGGACTAGGTTACACCACCTACATCCGGATGGCGCTACGGGAAGCTATAAAAAGAGAGGGCTTTAAAAAAGCCCCGTAG
- a CDS encoding nucleotidyltransferase domain-containing protein produces the protein MDEERPDIQAIIEQFADALKNQGIQIDKIILFGSQARGDAREDSDIDLLVVSSDFAQMPLYRRYEVLGKALARVMQPIEPLACTPEEVQVEKLSKASFLYDVLARQKTVEYRL, from the coding sequence ATGGATGAAGAAAGACCAGATATTCAAGCAATTATAGAGCAGTTTGCTGATGCTCTAAAAAATCAAGGTATCCAGATCGACAAGATCATTCTGTTTGGCTCCCAGGCCAGAGGCGATGCTAGAGAAGATAGCGATATAGATTTACTAGTAGTATCATCCGATTTTGCTCAAATGCCCCTGTATCGCCGCTATGAAGTGCTGGGCAAAGCCCTGGCCAGGGTAATGCAGCCGATTGAACCTCTAGCCTGCACTCCTGAAGAAGTGCAGGTGGAAAAATTGAGCAAGGCCAGCTTCCTTTACGACGTCCTGGCCCGGCAAAAAACCGTGGAATACCGGCTTTAA
- a CDS encoding IS110 family transposase, whose protein sequence is MVRRLRGPIENLPATKSHGANFPSLIPQRSGERVKTDRRDARKLARLLRSGELTPVWVADEKEEALRHLTRAYEDAQEDILRKKNQNGKLLLCLDSVTPLYDFFRNELHNLVQDLAFVMLFSTSIKVNTLFEYVSLVKNHLDKNNSIPSSLIRNHTWTFFGIYAINT, encoded by the coding sequence TTGGTACGGCGTTTAAGGGGACCGATAGAAAATCTACCGGCAACTAAAAGCCATGGAGCCAATTTCCCATCATTAATACCGCAACGGTCAGGAGAACGAGTAAAGACCGACCGACGGGATGCTAGGAAACTAGCCCGCTTACTACGCAGCGGTGAATTAACGCCAGTATGGGTAGCAGATGAAAAAGAAGAAGCCTTGCGCCACCTGACCCGCGCCTATGAAGACGCTCAGGAAGATATTCTACGCAAGAAGAACCAGAACGGCAAACTGCTATTATGTTTAGATAGTGTCACGCCATTGTATGATTTTTTTCGAAATGAGCTCCACAATTTGGTTCAAGACCTTGCCTTTGTTATGCTCTTTTCAACATCTATAAAAGTTAATACTCTATTTGAATACGTTTCTTTGGTAAAAAACCACCTGGACAAAAATAACTCTATCCCAAGCTCCCTTATAAGAAACCATACCTGGACATTTTTCGGCATTTATGCAATTAAT